In Mycolicibacterium nivoides, the DNA window CGGTGGCCAGTTGCGGGGCATAGTCGATGCCGGCGACCATCCAGCGACCGTTGATGACGGTGAGGCTGAGGGCGTAGTCCTCGCGCCGCGGCGAGTACTGCCGGGTGACGGAGTCGACTGTGGCGAACACATGGATGGTGGTGCCTTCGGCCGGCATGGCGTCGTCGGGGACCGCACGGGTTGATTGCAGTTTTTTGACGCGAGGACCGCGGCCTTTGGCATCGCTCTCGGACAGATAGTCGGGGACGGCGACGAGCCCTGACTTGTCGGTGATGTAGCGGTCCAGTCCGCCAGCGTTGGTCAGGTAGCTCTCAAAAAAGCCTGTCAGCGTTTGGAATACCGGTGACTTGGGTGACAACGTGGTCGGGTAACCCAGGGGCAGGGTCGCTCCGGCGCCGGCGCAGTCGGCTTTGCCTGGTCGGCTGGTGGCCTGCAGGCCGTAGCTGCTGTAGAGGACAGGGATGCGGTAGCACTGTTCGGTGGCCGGCGCGGCGACGTAGGGCCGCTCGGACACCG includes these proteins:
- a CDS encoding conjugal transfer protein — translated: MPTKTWQRRIDTTGGWIGLAFLVVAVASCSIVAISTIWGWIFNEPTDVDGPARKQINRTELVGNFALQCVEKALTVTADQRALLQTCWANQDQQQPLPKNPGAVISSTGVAAVTLEDDLGYAQQWSVIVSVSERPYVAAPATEQCYRIPVLYSSYGLQATSRPGKADCAGAGATLPLGYPTTLSPKSPVFQTLTGFFESYLTNAGGLDRYITDKSGLVAVPDYLSESDAKGRGPRVKKLQSTRAVPDDAMPAEGTTIHVFATVDSVTRQYSPRREDYALSLTVINGRWMVAGIDYAPQLATDAELTPVVPAPTTGKP